CAAGTACGTTACTGGCGCCTTCCCGTCTGCTTGCGGTAAGACGAACCTCGCCATGCTCATCCCGACTATCCCGGGCTGGAAGGTCGAAACCATCGGTGACGACATTGCATGGATGAAGTTTGGCAAGGATGGCCGTCTCTATGCTATCAACCCGGAAGCCGGCTTCTTCGGCGTTGCTCCGGGCACCTCTGCAGAATCCAACAAGAACGCTCTTATCTCTGCAGAAAAGAACACCATTTACACGAACTGCGCACTCACTGAAGATGGCGACATCTGGTGGGAAGGCATCGGCTACCCGGCTAAGGGCAAGCTCGTTGACTGGAAGGGCAAGACCCGTGACGCTCTCCCGAAGGACAAGGCTCCTAAGGGCGAAGAAATGGCTCACCCGAACGCTCGCTTCACCGCTCCGGCTAAGCAGTGCCCGTGCATTGCCAAGGAATGGGAAGATCCTGCTGGCGTGCCTATCTCTGCAATCCTCTTCGGTGGCCGTCGTCCTTCTACAATTCCTCTGGTGCACCAGTCTCTCAACTGGAACCACGGCGTGTTCCTCGGCTCCATCGTGGGTTCTGAAATCACCGCTGCTTCCACCATCAACGCTGCTGAAGTCGGTAAGATCCGTCGCGACCCGTTCGCCATCCTCCCGTTCTGCGGCTACAACATGGGTGACTACTTCAAGCACTGGATCGAAATCGGCAAGAAGTCCTCTGAAGACAAGCTTCCGAAGATCTTCTACGTCAACTGGTTCCGTAAGGATGCCAACAACGAGAAGCTCCCGGGTGGCTTCATGTGGCCGGGTTACGGCGACAACAGCCGCGTGCTCGCTTGGATCTTCGACCGTTGCAACGGCGACAACTCCAACGTTGTTGAA
Above is a window of Fibrobacter sp. DNA encoding:
- a CDS encoding phosphoenolpyruvate carboxykinase (GTP) → KYVTGAFPSACGKTNLAMLIPTIPGWKVETIGDDIAWMKFGKDGRLYAINPEAGFFGVAPGTSAESNKNALISAEKNTIYTNCALTEDGDIWWEGIGYPAKGKLVDWKGKTRDALPKDKAPKGEEMAHPNARFTAPAKQCPCIAKEWEDPAGVPISAILFGGRRPSTIPLVHQSLNWNHGVFLGSIVGSEITAASTINAAEVGKIRRDPFAILPFCGYNMGDYFKHWIEIGKKSSEDKLPKIFYVNWFRKDANNEKLPGGFMWPGYGDNSRVLAWIFDRCNGDNSNVVETAIGYMPKTLNTEGLADYYKETLPEILKVDVEGWKKELADVKENHYPKFGSHLPKELSEIIDMIQDRLNKA